Proteins from a single region of Carassius carassius chromosome 25, fCarCar2.1, whole genome shotgun sequence:
- the LOC132104135 gene encoding DNA-binding protein SATB1-like isoform X2 codes for MMDHLATTSGTQGPVMCEPSYPSCKMARMENSRDLPVPGVTPVTSKQTSLHTNRRKGSLLPVFCMVEHNDVPPSERKKSEHAEFVLLKTDLLFSQITEAALQELGYTHTAAALATGQVQVGHWNPVSLSTVTDTSDATVGDMLQDLYHVITLRIKLHSVSKLEDLPAEQWTHSTVRNALKELLKEMNQSTLAKECPLSQSMISSVVNGTYYASISAVRCQEFGQWYKHYKRAKSMMGEMSRQCNQPSSSSQPTIYQQPMEGSGAESCGVVQMQAGMPGLVMAKLLSQQHAMSQLLTHAHTHGPHPAPLRTPPKCNVSPTTVPQCPSPVADVSPEIYHWVREELKRAGVSQAVFARVAINRTQGLLSEILRKEEDPRCASQSLLVNLRAMQSFLQLPQSQRDSIYLEERERNLNSTYNTNTSSPLPIQAKLSPLSKDIVVKVECDDSGINYGIYDEIQQEMRRAKVSQALFAKVSAAKSQGWLCELLRWKEEPSPQNRTLWENLSLIRQFLNLSQSERDVIYDQESNTGQTFYSEKHTRPLTEQLQHMLPLKQHQQLHKIPPQHHQHFLQQHLITGCPEDSHMGSNIGGRSLPPEAHAILQSFIQEVGLHPDQEDIHTLSAQLGVAKEAVLSFFNGHNWLRQEEQDNRGEGEIEEREDDYMEAEEECRSTVENDDETNANMMTGKQDGAVEQNASTQTRFIITIKKEEQLPCKEERDDSPAYCQFINS; via the exons ATGATGGACCATTTGGCAACTACTAGTGGCACCCAGGGACCTGTCATGTGTGAACCCTCTTACCCTTCATGTAAAATGGCCCGTATGGAGAATTCAAGAGATCTGCCTGTACCTGGAGTCACTCCTGTGACCTCCAAACAAACATCATTACACACTAACAGGAGGAAAG GCAGTCTGCTTCCTGTGTTCTGTATGGTGGAGCACAATGATGTCCCGCCCTCAGAGAGGAAGAAGTCAGAGCATGCAGAATTTGTGCTGTTGAAAACAGACCTGCTGTTCAGCCAGATTACAGAGGCCGCACTGCAAGAGCTGGGATACACACATACCGCAGCAGCTCTGgctacag GTCAGGTTCAAGTTGGCCATTGGAACCCAGTGTCCCTGTCCACAGTGACAGACACCTCTGACGCAACAGTAGGAGACATGCTTCAAGATCTTTACCATGTCATCACCTTAAGAATAAAGCTACACAG TGTTTCTAAACTAGAGGACTTGCCTGCTGAGCAGTGGACTCATTCCACCGTCAGAAATGCCCTGAAGGAACTGTTAAAAGAGATGAATCAGAGCACACTGGCTAAAGAGTGTCCATTATCTCAG AGCATGATTTCGTCAGTAGTGAACGGCACTTACTATGCCAGCATCTCTGCTGTGAGATGTCAGGAGTTCGGCCAGTGGTACAAACACTACAAGAGGGCCAAATCTATGATGG GTGAAATGAGCAGGCAATGCAACCAACCCTCATCCTCCAGCCAGCCCACCATTTACCAGCAGCCAATGGAAGGCAGTGGGGCGGAGTCATGTGGTGTTGTCCAGATGCAGGCTGGAATGCCAGGTCTGGTGATGGCTAAGCTCCTCTCACAGCAGCACGCCATGTCTCAActtctcacacacgctcacacgcacgGACCTCATCCTGCGCCGCTAAGGACTCCTCCCAAATGCAATGTTTCCCCAACCACAGTACCTCAATGTCCCTCACCTGTCGCCGACGTGTCACCTGAAATTTACCACTGGGTGCGTGAGGAGCTGAAGAGGGCGGGGGTTTCCCAAGCAGTGTTTGCACGGGTGGCCATTAACAGGACTCAG GGCTTGCTGTCAGAGATCTTGCGCAAGGAAGAGGACCCACGGTGCGCATCTCAGTCTCTTTTAGTGAACCTTAGGGCCATGCAGAGCTTCCTGCAACTCCCGCAGAGCCAGAGAGACTCCATTTATCTGGAGGAAAGAGAGCGTAACCTCAACTCTACCTACAACACCAATACCAGCTCACCTCTGCCCATTCAG GCAAAACTTTCACCTCTTTCCAAGGACATTGTAGTCAAAGTGGAATGCGATGATTCTGGAATAAATTATGGCATCTATGATGAAATACAGCAGGAAATGAGACGAGCCAAAGTGTCACAGGCCTTGTTTGCAAAAGTCTCTGCAGCAAAGAGTCAG GGCTGGCTGTGTGAGCTCCTGCGCTGGAAGGAGGAGCCATCGCCTCAGAATCGTACACTGTGGGAAAATCTGTCTCTGATTCGCCAGTTCCTaaatctcagccaatcagaacgaGATGTTATATATGACCAAGAGAGCAATACCGGGCAGACGTTCTACTCTGAAAAACACACAAGACCACTGACTGAACAACTACAA CATATGTTGCCTCTAAAACAGCACCAACAACTACATAAAATTCCACCTCAGCATCATCAACACTTCCTCCAGCAGCATCTCATCACTGGATGTCCCGAAGACTCTCACATGGGCTCAAATATTGGAGGCAGGTCTTTACCACCAGAAGCCCATGCAATTCTGCAGAGTTTCATTCAGGAGGTAGGACTACATCCAGATCAAGAGGACATTCATACGCTGTCTGCTCAACTGGGAGTAGCCAAAGAGGCTGTTCTTAGCTTTTTCAATGGTCACAACTGGCTTCGACAGGAAGAACAGGACAACAGAGGAGAAGGAGAGATTGAGGAAAGGGAAGACGATTACATGGAGGCAGAGGAGGAATGCAGGAGTACAGTGGAAAATGATGATGAGACAAATGCAAACATGATGACAGGGAAACAAGATGGTGCGGTGGAGCAGAATGCATCTACACAAACTCGCTTTATCATTACTATTAAAAAAGAGGAGCAGCTTCCATGTAAGGAGGAGCGTGATGATAGCCCCGCCTACTGCCAATTCATAAACTCCTAA
- the LOC132104135 gene encoding DNA-binding protein SATB1-like isoform X1: protein MMDHLATTSGTQGPVMCEPSYPSCKMARMENSRDLPVPGVTPVTSKQTSLHTNRRKGSLLPVFCMVEHNDVPPSERKKSEHAEFVLLKTDLLFSQITEAALQELGYTHTAAALATGQVQVGHWNPVSLSTVTDTSDATVGDMLQDLYHVITLRIKLHSVSKLEDLPAEQWTHSTVRNALKELLKEMNQSTLAKECPLSQSMISSVVNGTYYASISAVRCQEFGQWYKHYKRAKSMMGEMSRQCNQPSSSSQPTIYQQPMEGSGAESCGVVQMQAGMPGLVMAKLLSQQHAMSQLLTHAHTHGPHPAPLRTPPKCNVSPTTVPQCPSPVADVSPEIYHWVREELKRAGVSQAVFARVAINRTQGLLSEILRKEEDPRCASQSLLVNLRAMQSFLQLPQSQRDSIYLEERERNLNSTYNTNTSSPLPIQAKLSPLSKDIVVKVECDDSGINYGIYDEIQQEMRRAKVSQALFAKVSAAKSQGWLCELLRWKEEPSPQNRTLWENLSLIRQFLNLSQSERDVIYDQESNTGQTFYSEKHTRPLTEQLQVMPQHMLPLKQHQQLHKIPPQHHQHFLQQHLITGCPEDSHMGSNIGGRSLPPEAHAILQSFIQEVGLHPDQEDIHTLSAQLGVAKEAVLSFFNGHNWLRQEEQDNRGEGEIEEREDDYMEAEEECRSTVENDDETNANMMTGKQDGAVEQNASTQTRFIITIKKEEQLPCKEERDDSPAYCQFINS from the exons ATGATGGACCATTTGGCAACTACTAGTGGCACCCAGGGACCTGTCATGTGTGAACCCTCTTACCCTTCATGTAAAATGGCCCGTATGGAGAATTCAAGAGATCTGCCTGTACCTGGAGTCACTCCTGTGACCTCCAAACAAACATCATTACACACTAACAGGAGGAAAG GCAGTCTGCTTCCTGTGTTCTGTATGGTGGAGCACAATGATGTCCCGCCCTCAGAGAGGAAGAAGTCAGAGCATGCAGAATTTGTGCTGTTGAAAACAGACCTGCTGTTCAGCCAGATTACAGAGGCCGCACTGCAAGAGCTGGGATACACACATACCGCAGCAGCTCTGgctacag GTCAGGTTCAAGTTGGCCATTGGAACCCAGTGTCCCTGTCCACAGTGACAGACACCTCTGACGCAACAGTAGGAGACATGCTTCAAGATCTTTACCATGTCATCACCTTAAGAATAAAGCTACACAG TGTTTCTAAACTAGAGGACTTGCCTGCTGAGCAGTGGACTCATTCCACCGTCAGAAATGCCCTGAAGGAACTGTTAAAAGAGATGAATCAGAGCACACTGGCTAAAGAGTGTCCATTATCTCAG AGCATGATTTCGTCAGTAGTGAACGGCACTTACTATGCCAGCATCTCTGCTGTGAGATGTCAGGAGTTCGGCCAGTGGTACAAACACTACAAGAGGGCCAAATCTATGATGG GTGAAATGAGCAGGCAATGCAACCAACCCTCATCCTCCAGCCAGCCCACCATTTACCAGCAGCCAATGGAAGGCAGTGGGGCGGAGTCATGTGGTGTTGTCCAGATGCAGGCTGGAATGCCAGGTCTGGTGATGGCTAAGCTCCTCTCACAGCAGCACGCCATGTCTCAActtctcacacacgctcacacgcacgGACCTCATCCTGCGCCGCTAAGGACTCCTCCCAAATGCAATGTTTCCCCAACCACAGTACCTCAATGTCCCTCACCTGTCGCCGACGTGTCACCTGAAATTTACCACTGGGTGCGTGAGGAGCTGAAGAGGGCGGGGGTTTCCCAAGCAGTGTTTGCACGGGTGGCCATTAACAGGACTCAG GGCTTGCTGTCAGAGATCTTGCGCAAGGAAGAGGACCCACGGTGCGCATCTCAGTCTCTTTTAGTGAACCTTAGGGCCATGCAGAGCTTCCTGCAACTCCCGCAGAGCCAGAGAGACTCCATTTATCTGGAGGAAAGAGAGCGTAACCTCAACTCTACCTACAACACCAATACCAGCTCACCTCTGCCCATTCAG GCAAAACTTTCACCTCTTTCCAAGGACATTGTAGTCAAAGTGGAATGCGATGATTCTGGAATAAATTATGGCATCTATGATGAAATACAGCAGGAAATGAGACGAGCCAAAGTGTCACAGGCCTTGTTTGCAAAAGTCTCTGCAGCAAAGAGTCAG GGCTGGCTGTGTGAGCTCCTGCGCTGGAAGGAGGAGCCATCGCCTCAGAATCGTACACTGTGGGAAAATCTGTCTCTGATTCGCCAGTTCCTaaatctcagccaatcagaacgaGATGTTATATATGACCAAGAGAGCAATACCGGGCAGACGTTCTACTCTGAAAAACACACAAGACCACTGACTGAACAACTACAA GTGATGCCACAGCATATGTTGCCTCTAAAACAGCACCAACAACTACATAAAATTCCACCTCAGCATCATCAACACTTCCTCCAGCAGCATCTCATCACTGGATGTCCCGAAGACTCTCACATGGGCTCAAATATTGGAGGCAGGTCTTTACCACCAGAAGCCCATGCAATTCTGCAGAGTTTCATTCAGGAGGTAGGACTACATCCAGATCAAGAGGACATTCATACGCTGTCTGCTCAACTGGGAGTAGCCAAAGAGGCTGTTCTTAGCTTTTTCAATGGTCACAACTGGCTTCGACAGGAAGAACAGGACAACAGAGGAGAAGGAGAGATTGAGGAAAGGGAAGACGATTACATGGAGGCAGAGGAGGAATGCAGGAGTACAGTGGAAAATGATGATGAGACAAATGCAAACATGATGACAGGGAAACAAGATGGTGCGGTGGAGCAGAATGCATCTACACAAACTCGCTTTATCATTACTATTAAAAAAGAGGAGCAGCTTCCATGTAAGGAGGAGCGTGATGATAGCCCCGCCTACTGCCAATTCATAAACTCCTAA
- the LOC132104137 gene encoding TBC1 domain family member 5-like: MQHPNFETRHPLQQEEQETGYDPLQNYNSNRERSLDSTVEYTLQSYRKEWDDLFQNSNYLARIRQAGINGRLRSSRFRSICWKLYLDVLPDDKTQWIRRTKEHRAQYEKIKETHITNPRKAAGQQDLVVNNPLSQDEGSLWNKFFQDKELRSMIKQDVLRTFPEMLFFQEEDVRMKLTDILFCYARENEQLLYKQGMHELLAPIVFVLHCDHQAFQHASETTNPSEEMKVLLDPKFHEHDAYAMFSLLMETAEPWFSSFERQVRKGKEEMLTSIPFARPQDSGPSVAIVTKVNRIQDQLVKKHDIELYMHLSRLEIAPQIYGIRWVRLLFGREFPLQDLLVVWDALFADSITLDLVDYVFVAMLLYIRDALIASNFQTCLGLLMHYPPIGDIHSLLLKALFLRDPKNNPRPVNYQFQQNLDYYKTRGADLVNKTRASTKVAPLNINKVSSSLLSFGRKLIAPMGGGSSGISPINSEVISALPPQAQVSRPLAEPTNTQMKSQPYPQTQNPHRLLKSESMPVHLSKDLGSCGASQISLPAQIHSDPPGHTSWMVSSSPSTESLSVMSSPPLPVSRGRDSSSSSPPPSATKKDSFFNISRSRSHSKTINKKDAEELEAQVSFLQGQINDLEAMSKYCAKMMNMHIGKIQDVILQEHLEKEDEVLVSLAGLKQIKDILKGALRFNQSQLESEESEEITIADDHFCSTLDQSDPDHLHEDTAVSTGIQQKAPQCKDHQEGDMEAEKEKEEQEEEKKMEKVLTTEDITTIPEPQATEGRNWDDYILVSQDGEPSENEEQSITTTAPLFKHVRGLNKAEFQDPLMGTTSGSSSPDDGSTHSKDSDFTIVNPTDL; encoded by the exons ATGCAACACCCAAACTTCGAAACACGACACCCGCTGCAGCAAGAGGAGCAGGAGACGGGTTACGACCCTCTACAGAACTACAACAGCAACAGAGAGC GATCATTGGATAGTACTGTTGAGTACACGCTTCAGTCATACAG AAAGGAGTGGGATGATTTGTTCCAGAACAGTAACTATCTGGCACGGATCAGGCAGGCTGGTATTAACGGCCGATTACGGAGCAGCCGATTCCGCAGCATATGCTGGAAG CTTTATCTGGACGTCCTGCCAGATGATAAGACTCAATGGATCAGGCGAACCAAGGAACACCGAGCACAGTATGAGAAGATCAAagagacg CATATTACAAACCCTCGCAAAGCTGCCGGCCAACAGGACCTGGTGGTGAACAACCCACTGTCACAGGATGAGGGG AGTCTATGGAATAAGTTCTTTCAGGATAAGGAGCTCAGGAGCATGATCAAACAAGATGTTTTACGAAC GTTTCCAGAGATGCTGTTCTTCCAGGAAGAGGATGTCAGGATGAAGCTGACTGATATTCTCTTCTGCTATGCACGAGAAAACGAACAGCTACTCTATAAGCAG GGCATGCATGAGTTACTGGCACCTATAGTGTTTGTTCTTCACTGTGATCACCAGGCATTTCAACATGCCAGTGAGACGACCAATCCCAG TGAAGAGATGAAAGTCCTTCTGGATCCTAAATTCCATGAGCACGATGCTTA TGCCATGTTCTCTCTGCTCATGGAGACAGCAGAACCCTGGTTTAGCAGTTTTGAGCGACAGGTCAGAAAG GGCAAAGAAGAAATGTTAACCAGCATCCCCTTTGCAAGGCCACAGGACTCGGGCCCCTCTGTTGCCATAGTGACCAAAGTCAACCGAATTCAGGACCAGCTAGTAAAGAAACATGACATTGAACTGTACATGCACCTCAGCAGACTAGAAATAGCTCCCCAGATTTATGGCAT TCGCTGGGTTCGACTGCTGTTTGGTCGGGAGTTTCCCCTGCAGGATCTGTTAGTGGTCTGGGATGCTCTTTTTGCTGACAGCATAACTTTGGACCTGGTGGATTATGTGTTTGTCGCTATGCTTCTGTACATCAGAGATGCAT TGATCGCTAGTAACTTCCAGACATGTCTCGGGCTCCTGATGCACTATCCTCCTATTGGAGACATCCACTCACTGCTGCTGAAAGCACTATTCCTCAGAGACCCTAAG AATAATCCACGACCTGTAAACTACCAGTTCCAACAAAACCTTGATTACTACAAAACCCGTGGAGCTGACTTGGTCAACAAGACTCG ggcCAGCACCAAAGTAGCACCTCTCAACATTAATAAAGTATCCAGTTCTCTTCTAAGTTTTGGCCGGAAGCTCATCGCACCGATGGGAGGTGGTTCCAGCGGTATCTCGCCAATTAATAGTGAGGTGATATCAGCTCTACCCCCTCAAGCTCAAGTGTCCCGCCCATTGGCTGAGCccacaaacacacagatgaaATCTCAGCCGTACCCACAAACGCAGAATCCGCACCGGCTGCTGAAGTCTGAAAGTATGCCAGTGCACCTCAGCAAAG ATTTAGGTTCTTGTGGAGCCTCTCAGATATCTCTCCCTGCCCAGATTCACTCTGATCCCCCAG GCCACACCTCCTGGATGGTTAGCTCCTCCCCCAGCACGGAAAGTCTGTCTGTCATGTCTTCCCCTCCTCTCCCAGTGTCAAGGGGCCGAGACTCCAGCTCATCATCTCCTCCCCCCTCTGCCACAAAGAAAGACTCTTTCTTTAACATCAGTCGCTCACGGTCCCACAGTAAGACTATAAACAAGAAGGATGCG GAGGAGCTGGAGGCCCAGGTGTCATTCTTACAGGGTCAGATTAATGACCTAGAGGCCATGAGTAAATATTGTGCCAAGATGATGAACATGCACATAG GCAAAATTCAAGATGTGATACTGCAGGAGCATCTGGAGAAGGAAGATGAGGTTCTGGTGTCACTTGCTGGACTAAAACAG ATTAAGGACATCCTGAAGGGAGCTCTCCGATTCAACCAGAGCCAGCTGGAGTCAGAGGAGAGTGAAGAGATCACCATAGCAGACGATCACTTCTGCTCCACTCTGGACCAGAGTGATCCAGACCACTTGCATGAAGACACAGCTGTTTCTACTGGCATACAGCAAAAGGCTCCACAGTGCAAAGACCACCAGGAAGGAGACATGGAAGCTGAGAAAGAAaaggaggagcaggaggaggagaagaagatGGAGAAGGTCTTGACCACTGAAGATATCACCACAATACCAGAGCCACAG GCCACTGAAGGGAGAAACTGGGATGACTACATCTTGGTCTCACAGGATGGCGAGCCATCTGAGAATGAGGAGCAAAGCATAACCACCACGGCTCCACTCTTTAAGCATGTACGAGGCCTAAACAAGGCGGAATTTCAAGACCCTCTGATGGGGACCACATCAGGGTCCTCCAGTCCAGATGACGGCAGCACTCACAGCAAGGACTCTGATTTCACTATTGTTAATCCTACTGACCTTTGA
- the LOC132104138 gene encoding deleted in azoospermia-like isoform X2, with product MDIQKHRQGFLSSLKLSNGYILPEGKMTPNTLFVGGIDMKVDENEIREFFAKYGSVKEVKIITYRGGICKGYGFVYFSDDVDIQTIVDQQISFKGKKLKLGPAIMKERSSRSGSSPMIGPSQWISPTPYVYCSCCPSSLAPPSPVFNGGNQYMQPYSYSSPPGFIVPQVPMNYAQTTYAYQYPVPQWCGEQRTRLVNQNYVDCGVQTLLTLL from the exons atG GATATCCAGAAGCACCGTCAGGGCTTTCTGTCCTCTCTGAAGTTGTCTAACGGTTATATTTTACCTGAGGGCAAGATGACGCCCAACACTCTGTTCGTCGGCGGGATTGACATGAAG GTGGACGAGAACGAGATCAGAGAGTTCTTTGCCAAGTACGGGTCTGTGAAAGAAGTGAAAATCATCACTTATCGAGGAGGAATATGCAAAGG GTATGGTTTCGTTTATTTCAGCGACGACGTTGATATCCAGACTATCGTTGAT CAGCAAATCAGTTTTAAAGGGAAAAAACTCAAACTGGGACCTGCCATCATGAAAGAGCGAAGTTCTC GTTCAGGGTCGTCTCCAATGATTGGTCCATCACAGTGGATAAGCCCCACCCCATATGTGTACTGCAGCTGCTGTCCCTCAAGCCTGGCCCCGCCCTCACCGGTGTTCAATGGAGGGAATCAATACATGCAG CCTTATTCATACTCCAGTCCTCCAGGATTTATTGTCCCACAGGTGCCCATGAATTACGCACAGACCACATATGCCTACCAG TATCCCGTGCCACAGTGGTGTGGAGAGCAGAGGACAAGGCTTGTCAATCAG
- the LOC132104138 gene encoding deleted in azoospermia-like isoform X1 → MYQGVQLPLCLICGLYSQDIQKHRQGFLSSLKLSNGYILPEGKMTPNTLFVGGIDMKVDENEIREFFAKYGSVKEVKIITYRGGICKGYGFVYFSDDVDIQTIVDQQISFKGKKLKLGPAIMKERSSRSGSSPMIGPSQWISPTPYVYCSCCPSSLAPPSPVFNGGNQYMQPYSYSSPPGFIVPQVPMNYAQTTYAYQYPVPQWCGEQRTRLVNQNYVDCGVQTLLTLL, encoded by the exons ATGTATCAGGGCGTTCAATTACCCTTGTGCCTCATATGTGGTTTATATTCACAG GATATCCAGAAGCACCGTCAGGGCTTTCTGTCCTCTCTGAAGTTGTCTAACGGTTATATTTTACCTGAGGGCAAGATGACGCCCAACACTCTGTTCGTCGGCGGGATTGACATGAAG GTGGACGAGAACGAGATCAGAGAGTTCTTTGCCAAGTACGGGTCTGTGAAAGAAGTGAAAATCATCACTTATCGAGGAGGAATATGCAAAGG GTATGGTTTCGTTTATTTCAGCGACGACGTTGATATCCAGACTATCGTTGAT CAGCAAATCAGTTTTAAAGGGAAAAAACTCAAACTGGGACCTGCCATCATGAAAGAGCGAAGTTCTC GTTCAGGGTCGTCTCCAATGATTGGTCCATCACAGTGGATAAGCCCCACCCCATATGTGTACTGCAGCTGCTGTCCCTCAAGCCTGGCCCCGCCCTCACCGGTGTTCAATGGAGGGAATCAATACATGCAG CCTTATTCATACTCCAGTCCTCCAGGATTTATTGTCCCACAGGTGCCCATGAATTACGCACAGACCACATATGCCTACCAG TATCCCGTGCCACAGTGGTGTGGAGAGCAGAGGACAAGGCTTGTCAATCAG